Proteins from one Astatotilapia calliptera chromosome 8, fAstCal1.2, whole genome shotgun sequence genomic window:
- the LOC113027826 gene encoding histone-lysine N-methyltransferase SETMAR-like — MSSTMDIQQLLPIKEEPDDWSPDMEQQVSQLLSIKKEEEEEADITDFPLAAAAVKSENEEKVHSLFHHVKNEYKDEEETQTCSSGVHHLFDIKEEVSHERSPIEDSDFFQERCIGQDGLQEDDTRATAPRTFPMPIFSVASRNALQRLKFEQREKIKFCVKTKISVKKTFKMLQEVYGSKAMSRSRCKDWYLRFKNGRTSVDDEIRSGRPSTSTTPKHIREIDQLVRQDFRISLREISAILNVSFGTVQAILTSTLNLHQVANKLVPRLLTPELKQYRLRACEDLRQQTRDDPTFMSRIITGDESWVYGCKPGKARRVNPTRSQFKVKLIVFFDIHGVVHREVVPDGQAVDAPFYLSVMTRLRKNIEAKRPELWQKGDWLLHHDDTPAHDALKECHYFCYTDTNLILHPQHSPDLAPCDFFLFPKINAKLRGHFFDTVEELQHASLIVLDSLGEEDFRRAFRAWQQRWVWCAAVQGNRFAADGGQI, encoded by the exons ATGTCTTCAACCATGG ATATTCAGCAGCTGTTACCAATCAAAGAAGAACCAGATGACTGGAGCCCTGATATGGAGCAGCAAGTCTCACAGCTCCTCAGCAtaaagaaggaagaggaggaggaagctgaCATCACTGATTTCCCGCTCGCTGCTGCTGCGGTGAAGAGTGAAAATGAAGAGAAAGTGCACTCACTGTTTCATCATGTTAAAAATGAATACAAGGACGAGGAGGAGACTCAGACCTGCAGCTCAG GTGTCCATCATCTGTTTGATATTAAAGAAGAGGTTTCCCATGAACGGAGCCCGATTGAAGACTCGGACTTCTTCCAGGAACGCTGCATTGGCCAGGATGGACTGCAGGAGGATGACACACGTGCAACAGCTCCCAGAACCTTTCCGATGCCAATATTCAGTGTTGCGTCCCGCAATGCATTGCAACGCCTCAAATttgaacagagagaaaaaatcaAATTCTGCGTGAAAACCAAGATATCTGTGAAGAAAACCTTCAAAATGCTTCAGGAAGTTTACGGCAGCAAAGCAATGAGCCGATCAAGATGCAAGGATTGGTATTTGCGTTTCAAAAATGGCAGAACATCCGTCGATGATGAAATCAGGTCAGGGCGACCCAGCACGAGCACAACTCCCAAGCACATCCGAGAAATCGATCAACTTGTGCGCCAGGATTTCCGGATCTCTCTGAGGGAGATTTCTGCCATTCTCAACGTGTCATTCGGAACGGTCCAGGCGATCCTGACGTCCACTTTGAACCTGCACCAAGTGGCTAACAAGCTTGTGCCCAGGCTACTCACTCCCGAGCTGAAGCAGTATCGTTTACGAGCCTGCGAGGATCTCCGTCAACAGACGCGAGATGACCCAACGTTCATGTCCCGGATCATAACTGGCGATGAAAGCTGGGTGTACGGCTGCAAGCCTGGAAAAGCAAGGAGGGTGAATCCGACAAGGAGCCAGTTCAAGGTCAAGCTCATCGTCTTCTTTGACATTCACGGGGTGGTGCATCGGGAAGTTGTTCCCGACGGTCAGGCGGTTGATGCTCCGTTCTACCTCAGCGTTATGACGCGTCTCAGGAAGAACATCGAGGCCAAACGACCTGAACTGTGGCAGAAAGGCGACTGGCTGCTCCATCACGACGACACACCCGCCCACGACGCACTGAAAGAGTGCCATTATTTCTGCTACACCGACACAAATCTCATTCTTCACCCACAGCACTCACCAGATTTGGCCCCCTGCGACTTCTTCCTCTTCCCCAAAATCAACGCCAAGTTGAGGGGACATTTTTTTGACACAGTGGAAGAGCTCCAGCATGCGTCACTGATAGTACTGGATTCACTGGGAGAAGAGGACTTCCGCAGAGCTTTCAGAGCGTGGCAGCAGCGCTGGGTGTGGTGTGCTGCTGTGCAAGGCAACCGCTTTGCAGCTGATGGTGGCCAGATTTGA
- the c8h10orf88 gene encoding ATPase PAAT, whose translation MVDISVKSEAAWVCHTQGRQLADVVLPVHINNTAKEEDEVSELDREETHCGDPVLLEQMEEGSPCVLKFHCNPSLPATISRLLVISEARTMEVYSQTGEYCGTVRGSKDDSIQLDSADRGPFYKKQLIIEEPSSACEVKLLSLAGRSSVMVAKVIVSLQLLQSCPAPNPGIDMQRVQCLMEEMGTSLSPGAQNLMEMVQFQQKNQTGSLAGFLPLLMGSGAFSGLGREVSMCPGAGNILPRPAEFKPPDSFLRPADEDSQTQNGVMSEGSTPSSVDLPMSSVSTDNTTSPSENGGPMSYTQLTEMLSHFLKEQGVNQGFGSGPELLPMLQNVCGQVTQLRLDDAAAEKEKMMRNGTWELDSAMERRLEEMEKRLKEHMDRRLDALEQKLEKALLSALPLVTLNHGAMSSSARGAADTGPAEQIAPTPAMH comes from the exons ATGGTGGACATCTCTGTGAAAAGTGAAGCTGCTTGGGTCTGTCACACTCAGGGGCGTCAACTGGCTGACGTCGTTCTTCCTGTTCACATCAATAACACGgccaaagaagaagatgaagtcaGTGAGTTGGACAGAGAAGAAACTCACTG TGGTGATCCAGTGCTGCTAGAGCAGATGGAGGAAGGGTCTCCTTGTGTCCTGAAGTTCCACTGCAACCCCAGCTTACCTGCCACCATCAGCCGCCTGCTCGTTATAAGTGAGGCTCGAACCATGGAGGTTTACAGCCAGACCGGAGAGTACTGTGGGACTGTACGGGGATCGAAGGACGACAGCATCCAGCTAGACAG TGCTGACAGAGGGCCTTTCTATAAGAAGCAGCTGATCATTGAGGAGCCATCCTCTGCCTGTGAAGTGAAg TTACTCTCCCTGGCAGGTAGGAGCAGTGTTATGGTGGCTAAAGTCATCGTGAGTCTTCAGCTGCTGCAGTCCTGCCCAGCCCCAAACCCGGGCATAGACATGCAGCGAGTGCAGTGTCTGATGGAGGAGATGGGAACAAGCCTGTCGCCAGGAGCTCAGAATCTCATGGAAATGGTGCAGTTCCAGCAGAAG AATCAGACCGGCTCTCTGGCTGGTTTCCTGCCTCTCCTGATGGGCAGTGGAGCTTTCTCTGGTTTGGGGAGAGAAGTCAGCATGTGTCCAGGAGCTGGCAATATTCTGCCTCGACCTGCAGAATTTAAG CCTCCAGACAGCTTCCTGAGGCCTGCAGATGAAGATTCACAGACCCAGAACGGAGTGATGTCGGAGGGCTCCACCCCCTCCTCCGTAGACCTGCCAATGTCCAGTGTCAGCACTGATAACACTA CGAGTCCCAGTGAGAACGGCGGCCCGATGAGCTACACTCAGCTGACAGAGATGCTGTCGCACTTCCTGAAGGAACAGGGGGTCAACCAGGGGTTCGGCTCCGGTCCCGAGCTTCTGCCCATGCTCCAGAACGTCTGCGGTCAGGTGACCCAGCTGAGACTGGATGATGCTGCAGCAGAGAAGGAGAAGATGATGAGAAACGGCACGTG GGAGTTGGACTCAGCTATGGAGCGCCGTCTGGAGGAGATGGAGAAGAGGCTGAAGGAGCACATGGACCGCCGCTTGGATGCTTTGGAGCAGAAGCTGGAGAAGGCCCTGCTGAGCGCTTTGCCGCTGGTCACCCTTAACCACGGAGCCATGAGCAGCTCAGCACGAGGAGCAGCAGATACCGGACCGGCGGAGCAGATCGCCCCGACGCCAGCCATGCATTGA
- the asb3 gene encoding ankyrin repeat and SOCS box protein 3: protein MDFTECYRDTVSSVAAAARSGCTRRLRTLIQRGCSVDCRDNRGWTPLHEAAAAGSKVCVQEILSAVRARSSSCSRVYVNHLTHEGESACYLAAQCGHLSVVRLLLKAHADINQLTNDLSCPLYEAVSHGHTDVVALLVRKGAEVNRMHTESGWTCLHQAAYKGHTEIVRILVNKCNLEEVDDYRISPLFVAAQYGQRGCLEILVNAGANVNTQAVDLSTPLFIASQEGHQACVDFLLDHGADPNMVCSHDWPQFAIHAAAQFGHIGILRSLIAVTDHACDRGESMVSPVYVAINSDQTKSVELLLREGYSPDAQDCSHTHGLLSPLSLALYRTPQKPYSESVKLLIAAGARLNEEDWIYALATDEADLLQLIFEHRWIPRPEAVTSDESVLQHDGKTELKLRELNEMLCVALNQVHFAGCWLPPLLKAGLEPSLLLQPHMLEEADSQVLNYLLEFVNWSTLSPHLKHILDRRVAEKSWDPHPCFDSVPCLSHICRLQVRALLGPDILMRTNVVQQLPVPNLLHDFLKFRDIPEASYPHAPLLPILQRIEEHRNTHQHRHVL from the exons ATGGACTTCACTGAGTGCTACCGAGACACGGTGTCCAGTGTGGCCGCTGCTGCTCGCTCAGGCTGCACTAGGCGGCTGAGGACGCTGATTCAGAGAGGCTGCAGTGTGGACTGTCGGGACAACCGAGGCTGGACCCCCCTGCACGAGGCGGCGGCAGCTGGCAGCAAAGTGTGCGTCCAGGAAATCCTGTCAGCTGTCAGAG CACGCTCCTCCAGCTGTAGTCGTGTTTATGTGAACCATCTGACGCATGAGGGTGAGTCTGCCTGTTACCTGGCAGCGCAGTGTGGACACCTGTCAGTGGTCCGACTGCTCCTCAAAGCACACGCTGATATCAACCAGCTCACTAACGACTTGTCCTGTCCTCTTTATGAAG CTGTTAGCCACGGGCACACAGATGTTGTAGCACTGCTGGTAAGAAAAGGTGCTGAGGTCAACAGAATGCACACAGAGTCCGGCTGGACCTGCCTGCACCAAGCTGCATATAAG GGCCACACTGAGATCGTGCGCATTCTTGTTAACAAATGCAACCTGGAGGAAGTAGATGATTACAGGATTTCCCCGTTATTTGTGGCTGCACAGTACGGACAGAGGGGGTGCCTGGAAATACTCGTTAACGCCG GTGCCAACGTGAACACGCAGGCAGTTGATCTGAGTACACCTCTGTTCATCGCCTCTCAGGAGGGACACCAGGCCTGTGTGGACTTCCTGTTGGACCACGGGGCTGACCCTAACATGGTCTGCAGTCACGACTGGCCTCAGTTTGCCATTCACGCCGCAGCCCAGTTTGGTCACATCGG CATCCTCAGGAGCCTCATAGCTGTTACGGATCATGCGTGCGACCGTGGCGAGAGCATGGTGAGTCCGGTGTATGTAGCTATTAACAGCGATCAGACCAAGAGTGTGGAATTGCTGCTGAGGGAAGGTTACAGCCCAGACGCCCAGGACTGCTCACACACCCATGGCCTCCTCTCACCGCTCTCCCTGGCCTTGTATCGCACACCCCAGAAACCTTACAG TGAGTCGGTGAAACTGCTGATAGCTGCAGGAGCAAGGTTGAATGAGGAAGATTGGATTTATGCTTTGGCCACTGACGAAGCAGACCTGCTGCAGCTGATATTTGAGCACCGGTGGATACCTCGCCCAGAGGCTGTGACCAGCGACGAATCTGTACTGCAGCATGATGGGAAAACTGAGCTGAAGCTGAGAGAACTGAACGAGATGCTCTGTGTGGCTCTAAACCAAGTACATTTTGCTGGCTGCTGGCTTCCTCCTCTCCTGAAGGCAGGACTGGAACCATCTTTACTGCTTCAGCCCCACAT GTTGGAAGAGGCAGACAGCCAGGTGTTAAATTACCTCCTTGAGTTTGTAAACTGGTCGACTTTATCTCCCCATTTGAAACATATTCTGGATCGAAGGGTGGCAGAAAAGTCCTGGGATCCACATCCATGTTTCG ACTCCGTCCCCTGTCTTTCCCACATCTGCCGGCTGCAGGTCAGAGCACTGCTGGGACCAGATATCCTGATGAGGACCAATGTCGTCCAACAGCTTCCTGTCCCCAACCTGCTTCATGATTTCCTTAAATTCAGGGACATCCCAGAAGCTTCATACCCACACGCGCCACTATTGCCAATTTTACAGCGAATCGAGGAACATCGCAATACACACCAGCACAGACATGTTCTATGA